A window of Cohnella herbarum contains these coding sequences:
- a CDS encoding DUF3732 domain-containing protein, with product MFVGRTAEFINLHESLTDEGGFAIEIAALKDEEAQLLKEVDFDTFAQRKETALFKFSRFAGHYGEILELETGDDLIQLDTNKLTIRVIDEKGGTAWLREIGSGANWLGYHVTTLLALHELFFSKISRMFRAYLLLISRAKLTFLIIQKRIQRMKNYRQ from the coding sequence ATGTTTGTAGGTAGAACTGCGGAGTTCATTAATCTTCATGAGTCGCTTACAGATGAAGGGGGATTTGCAATTGAGATTGCTGCGTTGAAGGATGAGGAGGCACAGTTATTAAAGGAAGTTGACTTTGACACGTTTGCGCAAAGGAAAGAAACTGCTTTGTTTAAATTCTCAAGGTTTGCAGGTCATTACGGAGAAATTTTGGAATTAGAGACGGGTGACGACCTCATTCAACTTGATACAAATAAGTTAACTATTCGTGTCATTGACGAAAAGGGAGGCACTGCGTGGCTTCGTGAAATTGGCAGCGGTGCTAACTGGCTCGGATATCATGTTACAACTTTGTTGGCACTACATGAACTTTTTTTTTCCAAGATATCCCGTATGTTCCGAGCTTATTTGTTATTGATCAGCCGAGCCAAACTCACTTTCCTGATAATACAGAAGAGGATTCAGAGAATGAAGAATTACAGGCAGTAA
- a CDS encoding YggS family pyridoxal phosphate-dependent enzyme, with amino-acid sequence MGMVEENLRTIRQQMDLACQAAGRKREDVKLLLATKTVPLEKLQMAMQAGETLFGENKAQELRDKFPLMQQYHQVEWHFIGHLQTNKVKDVVKYATLIHSVDRLKLGQALHQQLVKENKTMDILVQINTSNEESKFGASPESAVELAEQLSRFETLNIKGLMTIGKLNATNEETRHCFRLLKSKQAQIRERSFPRVEMDVLSMGMSGDFIVAIEEGATIIRVGTRVFGERYLPDSYYWNENARQDD; translated from the coding sequence ATGGGCATGGTTGAAGAGAATCTCAGAACGATAAGACAGCAGATGGATTTGGCGTGCCAAGCCGCGGGGCGCAAGAGGGAAGACGTGAAGCTATTGCTCGCGACAAAAACGGTACCGCTTGAAAAATTGCAAATGGCGATGCAGGCAGGGGAGACTCTTTTCGGGGAAAACAAAGCGCAGGAGCTTCGCGACAAATTTCCGCTTATGCAGCAATATCATCAGGTGGAATGGCATTTTATCGGACATTTGCAGACGAACAAAGTGAAGGATGTCGTCAAATATGCGACTCTCATTCATTCCGTGGATCGTTTGAAATTGGGACAGGCTCTGCACCAGCAACTCGTCAAAGAGAACAAGACGATGGATATTCTGGTACAAATCAATACTTCCAACGAGGAAAGCAAATTCGGGGCTTCTCCCGAGTCGGCTGTGGAGCTGGCAGAGCAACTGTCCCGATTCGAAACGTTAAACATTAAAGGGTTGATGACGATTGGCAAGCTGAATGCGACGAACGAGGAGACCAGGCATTGCTTCCGGCTTTTGAAATCGAAACAAGCGCAAATCCGGGAGAGAAGCTTCCCGCGCGTAGAAATGGACGTCCTCTCGATGGGCATGTCCGGCGATTTCATAGTGGCCATCGAGGAGGGGGCTACCATTATTCGCGTAGGGACAAGAGTATTCGGAGAGCGTTATTTGCCGGACAGCTATTACTGGAACGAAAATGCGCGTCAGGATGATTAG
- a CDS encoding SDR family NAD(P)-dependent oxidoreductase, which translates to MTKPSKSIMITGANSGLGYECAKRIAQASPEYQIVIAGRSAERIAQATQSLVRETGVTRFTPVQLNLASLDSVRSFAERTLKYFSRR; encoded by the coding sequence ATGACGAAACCATCCAAATCGATTATGATTACCGGCGCTAATTCAGGACTTGGCTACGAATGCGCTAAGCGCATCGCTCAAGCTTCCCCCGAGTATCAAATCGTCATTGCGGGTAGGAGTGCAGAACGAATTGCACAAGCGACGCAATCGCTCGTACGAGAGACAGGTGTTACTCGATTCACTCCCGTGCAATTGAATCTGGCTTCGCTTGATTCCGTTCGATCATTTGCGGAGCGTACTCTCAAGTATTTCTCACGACGATAA
- a CDS encoding SDR family NAD(P)-dependent oxidoreductase — MKNKIALVAGATSGIGKATANELATRGAIVFVGGRREQEGQMVVKTIKDNGGEAYFLSLDVTDEESVSQAMKTIADRYGRLDIAVNNAGVMKEYAPIGQSSKELLMATLNTNVIGIYLSMKYEILQMLQNGGGAIVNVSSTTGLRPYASAGAYVASKYAVEGLSKSAALDYASQGIRINTVAPGPTRTDMVGNDENVIAQYAERSPIKRIGAASEIAKGIVWLLSDEASYTVGTTLVIDGGAVMA, encoded by the coding sequence ATGAAAAACAAAATTGCACTTGTTGCGGGAGCTACTAGCGGTATCGGAAAAGCTACGGCAAACGAACTGGCCACGCGTGGAGCAATCGTATTCGTTGGAGGTCGGCGGGAGCAGGAAGGTCAGATGGTTGTCAAAACTATTAAGGATAACGGCGGAGAAGCCTATTTCTTATCCTTAGACGTGACGGATGAGGAAAGCGTGAGCCAAGCTATGAAGACGATTGCGGATCGCTATGGCAGGTTAGATATCGCTGTCAATAACGCAGGCGTCATGAAGGAATACGCCCCTATCGGTCAATCGTCTAAGGAATTACTTATGGCTACATTGAACACGAACGTAATTGGCATATATTTGAGCATGAAATATGAAATTTTACAGATGTTGCAAAATGGAGGAGGCGCGATCGTCAATGTTTCGTCGACTACGGGCTTGAGACCTTACGCTTCAGCAGGTGCTTACGTGGCTTCGAAATATGCAGTCGAAGGACTCAGCAAATCGGCGGCACTAGATTATGCAAGTCAGGGAATTCGAATTAATACCGTGGCTCCAGGACCTACGCGAACGGATATGGTCGGAAATGATGAGAACGTAATCGCACAGTATGCTGAGAGGAGTCCAATAAAGCGGATCGGAGCCGCAAGCGAAATCGCTAAAGGCATTGTTTGGTTGCTATCGGATGAAGCGAGTTATACGGTTGGAACTACGCTTGTTATCGATGGCGGAGCCGTTATGGCTTGA
- a CDS encoding TetR/AcrR family transcriptional regulator: MFEKYKPSKKKVLETTLRLLRENDLQATSMSMISNESGVSMGSIYNTFSGKEDIVNALYTSIVEFQTEAVLKGFYDEAPIPRRFENAWERVVQTSIDYPDAFQFMEQYSFSPYIYEASKKLAYESNWCGPLSQLYSEAIQEDLFISGNPRLMVQMHWGTIVFLVKGQFQGNLELLPELVQMAIRSCWNSVSTSKGFNLSFED, translated from the coding sequence ATGTTCGAAAAATATAAACCGTCAAAGAAAAAAGTGTTGGAAACAACGCTTAGACTCCTTCGGGAAAATGATTTGCAAGCAACGTCGATGTCCATGATCTCGAACGAATCGGGGGTGTCTATGGGGAGCATTTACAATACTTTTTCAGGGAAAGAAGATATTGTGAATGCGCTATATACCAGCATTGTCGAATTTCAGACTGAAGCGGTGTTGAAGGGATTTTACGACGAAGCTCCGATCCCTCGGCGATTCGAGAATGCGTGGGAGAGAGTTGTTCAAACGAGCATTGATTATCCGGATGCTTTTCAATTCATGGAACAATACTCCTTCTCTCCGTATATTTACGAAGCTTCGAAGAAACTAGCGTATGAAAGCAACTGGTGCGGTCCCTTGTCTCAATTGTATTCCGAAGCGATTCAAGAGGACTTATTTATCTCCGGTAATCCTCGATTGATGGTGCAGATGCATTGGGGAACGATAGTCTTTTTAGTAAAGGGACAATTCCAAGGCAATCTCGAGCTGTTGCCGGAGCTTGTTCAAATGGCGATTCGATCTTGCTGGAACTCGGTTAGCACCTCGAAAGGTTTCAATTTGTCTTTTGAAGATTGA
- a CDS encoding PHP domain-containing protein: MKNKIYLDRNEKTYKGNLHLHTTWSDGSLPAAEVVEAFKKKGYHFICLSDHEVYTRTDEFNNAEFITIPGMERGGLNPVADKDPGYHFGVIDDPTEEPVQARFEHLQTFPTPIPWEGDHSPQVLIDEMRSHGNLVIFNHPEWHLTRFDDMVEYDRFFATEIYNHATEWSTVSSYGAAYWDHALQNGKRVFGIAADDSHEHNPNWKIPEYGGGWVQVQANALTHRDIVSNLKQGYFYSSTGPEIYDLRVEDGQLTIECSPCKFIMFKAFPLRGPFVGNCDNGKPLTLASMPIEEDMQYIRVECIDFDGNVAWSNPVFVADLLEGDEH, from the coding sequence ATGAAAAACAAAATTTATTTAGACCGAAATGAAAAAACGTATAAAGGCAATCTGCATCTTCACACGACATGGTCTGACGGTTCGCTTCCGGCCGCCGAGGTAGTCGAAGCCTTCAAAAAGAAGGGCTATCATTTCATATGTTTAAGCGATCATGAGGTTTATACGAGAACGGATGAGTTTAATAACGCGGAGTTCATCACGATTCCAGGTATGGAAAGAGGAGGACTGAATCCGGTCGCGGATAAAGATCCGGGCTACCATTTCGGCGTGATAGACGATCCTACGGAAGAGCCAGTTCAAGCAAGATTCGAACATCTGCAGACATTTCCGACGCCGATTCCCTGGGAAGGAGACCATTCTCCGCAGGTGCTGATCGACGAGATGCGTTCCCACGGCAATCTGGTTATATTTAATCACCCGGAATGGCATTTAACGCGCTTCGACGACATGGTCGAATACGATCGGTTTTTTGCGACCGAAATCTATAACCATGCGACGGAATGGTCGACCGTAAGCTCCTATGGCGCTGCTTATTGGGACCATGCGTTGCAGAATGGCAAGCGGGTATTCGGGATCGCGGCGGATGATTCGCACGAACATAACCCGAATTGGAAAATTCCCGAATACGGCGGGGGCTGGGTGCAAGTTCAAGCGAATGCTTTAACCCATCGCGACATCGTGAGTAATTTGAAACAAGGTTATTTTTATTCCAGCACCGGTCCGGAAATCTATGATCTGCGAGTAGAGGATGGACAGCTGACCATTGAATGCTCCCCATGCAAATTCATTATGTTTAAAGCTTTCCCGCTACGGGGGCCGTTCGTCGGTAATTGCGATAACGGTAAGCCACTGACCTTGGCATCGATGCCGATCGAAGAGGATATGCAGTACATTCGCGTGGAATGTATTGATTTCGACGGGAACGTCGCATGGTCCAATCCGGTGTTCGTTGCGGATTTACTTGAGGGGGACGAGCATTAA
- a CDS encoding PHP domain-containing protein, translating to MKSIIYLDGRNRKFKGNLHTHSTRSDGQYAAEVVINAYKNKGYDFMCLSDHEIYFKSDAYDDDRFILLDGYEMACEMNWRKTGQQYHVHGLLDRSLNSESEFEHDEEHAKPDYESLDTIQSMIDEMRHKGNQIIMNHPEWSRNKPEDLLALQGYFAVEIYNHQSELDEAVGYGVSHWDYLLKNGRKVFGVAADDAHGGEIDTAISEFFGGWVSVESEELQQQSIINALKNGRYYSSNGPEIYDLRVEDGFLRIECSPVKFIKFITHPYNGRTLYNKDASPISNGIYLVDGKEQYIRVECVDFEGNIAWSNPIFPADLQ from the coding sequence ATGAAGTCGATCATCTATTTGGACGGACGCAATCGCAAGTTCAAGGGCAATCTTCATACGCATTCTACTCGAAGTGATGGGCAGTATGCCGCTGAAGTCGTCATTAACGCATACAAGAATAAAGGCTATGATTTCATGTGCCTGAGCGATCACGAGATTTATTTTAAGTCCGATGCTTATGACGATGACCGGTTCATTCTATTAGACGGTTACGAAATGGCATGCGAGATGAATTGGCGGAAGACGGGACAGCAATACCACGTTCACGGCCTGCTGGATCGTTCGTTAAATTCGGAAAGCGAGTTCGAGCATGACGAAGAGCATGCCAAACCGGATTACGAAAGCTTGGACACGATTCAGAGCATGATCGACGAGATGCGCCATAAAGGCAATCAGATCATCATGAATCACCCGGAATGGTCGAGGAACAAACCGGAAGATTTACTCGCGCTGCAGGGATATTTCGCTGTCGAAATCTATAACCATCAATCGGAGCTCGACGAAGCGGTCGGTTACGGCGTAAGCCATTGGGATTACTTGCTTAAGAACGGTCGCAAGGTGTTCGGAGTAGCTGCGGACGACGCTCACGGAGGAGAAATCGATACCGCCATCTCCGAATTTTTCGGCGGATGGGTTAGCGTAGAATCCGAGGAACTGCAACAACAGTCCATTATTAACGCATTAAAGAACGGTCGGTACTATTCGTCGAACGGTCCTGAAATATACGATCTGCGCGTGGAAGACGGCTTCTTACGGATCGAATGCTCCCCGGTAAAGTTCATCAAGTTCATTACGCATCCTTACAACGGACGTACTTTATACAACAAAGACGCTTCACCCATAAGCAACGGAATCTACCTGGTAGATGGCAAAGAGCAATATATCCGCGTGGAATGCGTGGATTTCGAAGGAAATATCGCTTGGTCCAATCCCATTTTCCCGGCCGACTTACAGTAG